In Sulfitobacter albidus, the following proteins share a genomic window:
- a CDS encoding GNAT family N-acetyltransferase — translation MTESLIGTGAGRALMNTAITHAFARPIARFHVHTCTLDSPQAVAFYIRSGFIPTRRQVEIADDPRITGLHPDTSAPQIPLI, via the coding sequence CTGACAGAAAGCCTCATCGGCACCGGCGCCGGCCGGGCTCTCATGAACACGGCCATCACACACGCCTTCGCCCGCCCGATCGCCCGCTTTCACGTGCACACCTGCACCCTCGACAGCCCGCAGGCTGTCGCCTTCTACATCCGCAGCGGCTTCATCCCCACCAGGCGCCAGGTCGAAATCGCCGACGACCCCCGCATCACCGGCCTGCACCCCGACACATCCGCCCCGCAGATCCCGTTGATCTAG